In Eucalyptus grandis isolate ANBG69807.140 chromosome 4, ASM1654582v1, whole genome shotgun sequence, the following proteins share a genomic window:
- the LOC104441622 gene encoding N6-adenosine-methyltransferase MT-A70-like, translated as METPSDGKEDAVAGAGAATTVKDMASQLESRIQSSSNAQLQLLASLQTLIPDLVSSIDLSLKVVSAFNRRPFAPIPPLPNPNPLPRKPSDPNRPPTPDNAAAPRSSNSKGAAELSPMARSESEKFSLDESNSPLSVVRSMVAVCLLERVPFTAIDSSTVLRKLENDQNATPVEKAALREVGGESGAILAVEMALRSMAEDNSGVELGEFVVSGKSRVMVLGIDRTRLLKELPESGQDQRQQQQQQQLQQESSSGDDNSNPNQNRGGQGIGNSGADVNGGIFGMGGPVRPMQDMWMGAGGDLHMSGVPPMFQGGGPPGALMGPRSVPRVMGMMATPRGISIPPMHRPPLGPNPGGLSQKPRTEEDDMKDLEALLKKKSFREMQKSKTGEELLDLIHRPTAKETAVAAKFKTKGGSQLKEYCLSLTKEDCRRQVGSFIACEKVHFRRIIAPHTDVNLGDCSFLDTCRHMKTCKYVHYELDPTPDAPPMMLGTATAPPKPLKPLRAEYCSEVELGEAQWINCDIRNFRMDVIGQFGVIMADPPWDIHMELPYGTMSDDEMRNLNVPALQTDGLIFLWVTGRAMELGRECLELWGYKRCEEIIWVKTNQLQRIIRTGRTGHWLNHSKEHCLVGIKGNPEVNRNIDTDVIVAEVRETSRKPDEMYPMLERISPNTRKLELFARMHNTHSGWLSLGNQLSGARLVEEGLRARFKAAYPDVEVQPASPPRASAMEVDSAAAQMRSPFVAAEPKSASAQFSEPAVSGAMEVDIVS; from the exons ATGGAGACACCGTCGGACGGAAAAGAAGACGCcgtcgccggcgccggcgccgccACCACCGTCAAGGACATGGCTTCGCAGCTGGAGTCGCGGATTCAGTCCAGCAGCAACGCCCAGCTCCAGCTCCTGGCTTCCCTCCAAACCCTAATCCCCGACCTCGTCTCCTCCATCGACCTCTCCCTCAAGGTCGTCTCCGCCTTCAACCGCCGCCCCTTCGCCCCCATCCCACCTCTCCCCAACCCTAATCCCCTCCCCAGGAAACCCTCCGACCCGAATCGCCCGCCGACCCCCGACAATGCCGCCGCCCCCAGATCCTCGAATTCGAAGGGCGCGGCGGAGCTGAGCCCGATGGCCCGGTCGGAGAGCGAAAAATTCTCGCTTGACGAGAGCAACAGCCCCTTGTCGGTCGTCAGGTCGATGGTCGCGGTGTGCCTGCTGGAGCGGGTCCCCTTCACCGCGATCGACTCGTCGACGGTGTTGAGGAAGCTGGAGAATGACCAGAATGCGACCCCGGTGGAGAAGGCGGCGTTGCGGGAGGTGGGCGGAGAATCAGGCGCGATATTGGCAGTGGAGATGGCGCTGCGCTCGATGGCAGAGGATAACAGCGGGGTTGAGTTGGGGGAGTTTGTGGTGAGTGGGAAGTCACGGGTGATGGTTTTGGGGATTGACAGGACTCGGCTTTTGAAGGAATTGCCGGAGAGTGGGCAGGATCAGAgacagcaacagcagcagcagcagctgcagcAGGAGTCGAGTTCAGGGGATGATAATTCTAATCCTAATCAGAATCGTGGTGGCCAGGGGATTGGTAATAGTGGAGCTGATGTGAATGGTGGGATCTTCGGAATGGGAGGACCAGTGAGGCCAATGCAGGACATGTGGATGGGAGCCGGTGGCGACCTGCACATGTCAGGGGTCCCTCCAATGTTTCAGGGTGGTGGACCGCCTGGAGCATTGATGGGACCTCGGAGTGTGCCTAGAGTAATGGGCATGATGGCAACTCCTAGAGGAATCAGCATTCCTCCTATGCATAGACCTCCTCTGGGGCCAAATCCCGGCGGGTTATCTCAGAAGCCAAGGACAGAAGAGGATGACATGAAGGATCTGGAGGCATTGTTGAAAAAGAAGTCTTTCAGAGAAATGCAGAAGTCGAAAACTGGAGAGGAGCTTTTGGACCTGATTCACCGGCCGACTGCAAAAGAAACTGCAGTGGCTGCCAAG TTTAAAACAAAAGGTGGGTCGCAGTTGAAGGAATACTGTTTATCACTCACTAAAGAAGATTGCAGACGCCAAGTTGGGTCCTTTATAGCTTGTGAAAAG GTTCATTTTCGGCGAATAATTGCTCCACATACTGACGTCAACTTAGGGGATTGTTCTTTCCTTGATACTTGCCGGCACATGAAG ACATGCAAGTATGTTCATTACGAACTTGACCCAACACCAGATGCACCACCAATGATGTTGGGGACAGCAACAGCACCTCCCAAGCCATTAAAGCCACTGCGTGCAGAATACTGTTCAGAAGTAGAACTTGGTGAAGCACAGTGGATCAATTGTGATATCCGGAACTTTAGAATGGATGTGATAGGGCAATTCGGAGTTATAATGGCAGATCCTCCCTGGGACATCCATATGGAATTGCCTTATGGGACAATGTCAGATGATGAGATGCGAAATCTCAATGTTCCCGCATTGCAGACTGATGGCCTGATTTTTCTGTGGGTCACTGGACGTGCCATGGAGCTAGGACGAGAATG TCTGGAACTTTGGGGGTACAAGCGTTGTGAGGAAATCATCTGGGTGAAGACCAATCAGCTTCAGCGGATCATCAGAACAGGCCGCACAGGCCATTGGCTCAATCACAGCAAAGAGCATTGCCTTGTTGGAATTAAGGGGAATCCCGAAGTAAACAGGAACATTGATACTGATGTCATTGTTGCGGAGGTTCGAGAGACTAGCCGTAAGCCAGACGAG ATGTATCCGATGCTGGAGAGGATTAGTCCAAACACGAGAAAATTAGAGCTGTTTGCTCGCATGCACAACACTCATTCCGG GTGGTTGTCTCTTGGTAATCAGTTGAGCGGCGCGCGATTAGTAGAAGAAGGTTTGCGAGCAAGATTTAAGGCTGCTTACCCCGATGTTGAGGTGCAACCGGCATCTCCTCCAAGGGCTTCGGCGATGGAAGTAGACTCGGCTGCTGCTCAAATGAGGAGTCCGTTTGTAGCGGCAGAACCCAAGTCTGCTTCCGCGCAGTTTTCAGAACCTGCAGTTTCTGGAGCTATGGAGGTCGATATAGTGAGCTAG
- the LOC104441621 gene encoding 2-keto-3-deoxy-L-rhamnonate aldolase, whose translation MAAAPTTAAVAAVSPATNSSLSTLRNPKPPPFFSAPPSIPPNRSPLRLAARFGALAPVRSSSSASIPVDLSPSSSSSSSSPSSAANPRSLKSRLRGGETLYGIFLLSFSPTVAEIAGLAGYDFAVVDMEHGPGGVSEALHCLRALAGTGTPAILRLPESSAAWAKKALDLGPQGLMFPMIDTPELARDAVAYSRFPPAGVRGSAHTVVRASKYGIDEGYLSNCEEELLVMCQVESQQGVRNVEQIAAVDGVDCIQMGPLDLSASMGYLWDPGNKKVREMMRTAEKGVLGSGRAYLSGFAMPFDSPDDLRKRGYHMVSGAVDVGLFRNAVVEDVKRFRMGLEDQSSDSDGEMVDGKDADEKYWSE comes from the exons CCTACTACCGCCGCCGTAGCCGCCGTCTCTCCGGCCACCAATTCGTCCCTCTCCACTCTCAGGAACCCAAagcctcctcctttcttctccGCTCCCCCCTCAATTCCACCCAATCGCAGCCCCCTGCGCCTTGCCGCCCGCTTCGGAGCTCTCGCCCCGgtccgctcctcctcctccgcctccatCCCCGTCgacctctctccctcctcctcctcctcctcctcctccccgtcCTCCGCCGCCAACCCCCGGTCCCTCAAGTCCCGCCTCCGCGGCGGCGAGACCCTCTACGgcatcttcctcctctccttctccccCACCGTGGCCGAgatcgccggcctcgccggctACGACTTCGCCGTCGTGGACATGGAGCACGGCCCCGGCGGCGTCTCCGAGGCCCTCCACTGCCTCCGCGCCCTCGCCGGCACCGGCACCCCGGCGATCCTCCGGCTCCCGGAGAGCTCCGCGGCCTGGGCGAAGAAGGCGCTCGACCTCGGCCCGCAGGGCCTGATGTTCCCGATGATCGACACCCCGGAGCTGGCCCGGGACGCGGTGGCGTACTCCCGGTTCCCGCCCGCCGGCGTCCGCGGGTCGGCCCACACGGTGGTCCGGGCCTCCAAGTACGGGATCGACGAAGGGTATTTGAGTAATTGCGAGGAGGAGCTCCTCGTCATGTGTCAG GTGGAATCCCAACAGGGCGTCCGAAATGTCGAACAGATCGCGGCAGTCGATGGGGTGGACTGCATCCAAATGGGGCCACTGGATCTGAGCGCGAGCATGGGGTACCTCTGGGACCCGGGGAACAAGAAGGTGAGGGAGATGATGAGGACGGCCGAGAAGGGAGTGTTGGGAAGTGGCCGGGCGTATCTGTCAGGCTTTGCCATGCCGTTCGATTCGCCGGACGATCTGAGGAAGAGAGGGTATCACATGGTGTCGGGCGCGGTCGACGTGGGGCTGTTCCGTAATGCCGTCGTCGAGGACGTGAAGAGGTTCAGGATGGGGTTGGAGGATCAGAGCAGCGACAGTGACGGCGAGATGGTGGATGGGAAGGATGCTGATGAGAAGTACTGGAGTGAGTAG